GATATGCGGCCGAGCTGGCACCTGCACCGCTACCTGCAGGGATCGGCCAATCTCTTCGAGGAGAATCGGCTGCTCAAGGTGGCGATCGCGGGCCTCTTCGGCATCACCGCGGTACTCGGAACGGTCATCTACACCTCGCACCAGAATACGCGCACCGTGATCGTGCCGTTCGGCGCGGACGGCGACCTCTATGTGACGGGCAACAAGCCGTCTGAGACCTATCTGCGCGCGATCACCTTCAACATCGTCGGCCTTGCGGGCACCTATTCCGCCTACTCAGCCGATCGGCAGTTCCAGGAACTGCTGCGCATCGCGCACCCCAGCGCCTATAACGGGCTGCGCGACAGCCTGAACCGCCTGCTCGATGAGCTCGGCAACAATCCGACGCTCTCGATCGCGACTTACATCCGCGGAGATCAGCCCGTCACCTGGACGGGGAGCGAGATACTCGTTCCCGTCGAGAAGGTGCGCGTGATCGGCGGCGTCATCCGCAAATTCCGTGGCAATCTGCGCATTCGCTACGCGCTCGAGAACGGCCGCTTCTGGCTGACCGCCCTCCAGGAGGAGAATTTCAGTGCCGATGTCCGGTAATCGGGCGAGGCTTGCCTGCCTCGCCGGGGCGCTCATCGCGTCCGTTCCCGCCGCTCCGCCCTCCTTGGCTCAGGCCATCACGGCGTTGCCCGACCAGACGAGCCGCATCCGGCTCTCCAACCGCGACGTCA
This genomic stretch from Sphingomonas panacis harbors:
- a CDS encoding TraE/TraK family type IV conjugative transfer system protein, with protein sequence MIGDMRPSWHLHRYLQGSANLFEENRLLKVAIAGLFGITAVLGTVIYTSHQNTRTVIVPFGADGDLYVTGNKPSETYLRAITFNIVGLAGTYSAYSADRQFQELLRIAHPSAYNGLRDSLNRLLDELGNNPTLSIATYIRGDQPVTWTGSEILVPVEKVRVIGGVIRKFRGNLRIRYALENGRFWLTALQEENFSADVR